A section of the Halostella salina genome encodes:
- a CDS encoding coiled-coil domain-containing protein codes for MRVTDVCYEQGEGVEEERARAFAVNEVLRGPLSEFLESQEAQAKRAAAVGAIGIVLGGALLIGGSQGTLGAGLIVVGAVIGGGGLYYVRSQDPDVTVTGVRKGYWTSYCVPEGDGAVLYDATDSRQRTTFNLELLDDRDRIARAREQLQDVEEFPVVMPADENVEETVAETLESVSEELDSARERTVSAPVIGRTEPAADAVDFLADRAVADPIPTETAIDPGQARDDVSALADLKSMAATADGDAELEAVSESSRTIASDLSGHQETAIGVLNDHIETAADAFGIVSYHFYCPDCLTDDVETRLELVDPDDGTWVCETCRNHHETAETVPRHRIEDDIVNPVWDQLWTEKDDERRRIYEEIEDQKADLTEREFEQRQEEIRSATDRIRDLRSRVRDLETQAKAAEGTVDEIGELMVKYEHLHQERKAEFQTEVSEAFAEIDAKTEQILAETRNEEQERIEAAEQAAQEKAELMREEKQKRERAKFMARQQMENKRTKASMQNERATTAAKLSQSAKQHKQDVLLDTHGSLSSSKHINNARKWKVDNLGASKNGGGT; via the coding sequence ATGCGCGTGACCGACGTCTGTTACGAACAGGGGGAGGGCGTCGAAGAGGAGCGGGCCCGTGCCTTCGCCGTCAACGAGGTGTTACGAGGGCCGCTGAGCGAGTTCCTCGAATCACAGGAAGCCCAGGCCAAGCGGGCGGCAGCCGTCGGGGCGATCGGTATCGTCCTCGGTGGCGCACTGCTGATCGGCGGGAGCCAGGGGACGCTGGGAGCAGGGCTGATCGTCGTCGGCGCCGTCATCGGCGGTGGCGGGCTGTACTACGTCCGCTCGCAGGATCCCGACGTGACCGTCACCGGGGTCCGGAAGGGGTACTGGACGAGCTACTGCGTCCCGGAGGGCGACGGTGCTGTCCTCTACGACGCGACCGACTCGCGCCAGCGGACGACCTTCAACCTCGAACTGCTTGACGACCGCGACCGGATCGCCCGGGCAAGGGAACAGCTGCAGGACGTCGAGGAGTTCCCCGTCGTCATGCCAGCGGACGAAAACGTCGAGGAAACCGTCGCCGAGACGCTCGAATCCGTCTCCGAGGAACTGGATTCGGCGAGGGAACGGACCGTCTCCGCACCGGTTATCGGACGGACCGAACCGGCCGCGGACGCCGTCGACTTCCTGGCCGACCGGGCAGTCGCCGACCCCATCCCCACCGAGACGGCGATCGACCCGGGACAGGCACGGGACGACGTTAGCGCGCTTGCCGACCTCAAATCGATGGCGGCGACCGCTGACGGCGACGCGGAACTCGAAGCGGTCAGCGAGAGCAGCCGCACCATCGCCTCCGATCTGTCTGGCCATCAGGAGACGGCGATCGGCGTGCTAAACGACCACATCGAAACTGCAGCCGACGCGTTCGGCATCGTCAGTTACCACTTCTACTGTCCGGACTGTCTGACCGACGACGTGGAGACACGCCTCGAACTCGTGGACCCGGACGACGGGACGTGGGTGTGTGAGACCTGCCGGAACCACCACGAGACCGCCGAAACCGTCCCGCGCCACCGGATCGAGGACGACATCGTCAATCCCGTCTGGGACCAGCTCTGGACCGAGAAGGACGACGAGCGCCGGCGGATCTACGAGGAGATCGAGGACCAGAAGGCGGATCTGACCGAGCGCGAGTTCGAACAGCGCCAGGAGGAGATCCGGTCTGCGACCGACCGGATCCGCGACCTGCGCTCGCGGGTGCGCGACCTCGAAACGCAGGCCAAAGCCGCCGAGGGGACCGTCGACGAGATCGGCGAGCTGATGGTCAAGTACGAACACCTCCACCAGGAGCGCAAGGCGGAGTTCCAGACGGAGGTCAGCGAGGCGTTCGCCGAGATCGACGCGAAAACCGAGCAGATCCTGGCGGAGACGCGAAACGAGGAGCAGGAACGCATCGAAGCCGCCGAGCAGGCGGCACAGGAGAAAGCCGAGCTCATGCGCGAAGAGAAGCAAAAGCGCGAGCGCGCGAAGTTCATGGCCCGCCAGCAGATGGAGAACAAACGCACGAAAGCGAGCATGCAGAACGAACGCGCCACGACGGCGGCGAAACTCTCCCAGTCGGCCAAACAGCACAAGCAGGACGTCCTGCTCGATACGCACGGCAGCCTCAGCTCCTCGAAGCACATTAACAACGCCCGGAAGTGGAAAGTCGACAACCTCGGCGCCTCGAAGAACGGGGGTGGGACCTGA
- the aglM gene encoding UDP-glucose 6-dehydrogenase AglM → MHLSVIGSGYVGTTIAACFADLGHHVVNVDIDQDIVGSINDGTAPIHEDGLQNLIEKHAGETGTGRLRATTNYDAILDTEVTFLCLPTPQNDDGSIDLSIMEAGASQLGATLAGKDDWHTVVVKSTVIPGSTEDAITPILEAESGKSAGEAFGVGMNPEFLREGSAVQDFRNPDKVVLGADDDRALADMADVFNPLVANADAPVIETNTRTAEMIKYANNGFLAAKVSLINDIGNICKEFDIDAYEVADAIGLDDRISEQFLRSGIGWGGSCFPKDTAAIRAAARQQDYEPLMLDAATEVNDRQPDRLLSLMDDHVDVHDERVAVLGLAFKPGTDDIRNSRAIPVIKGLQKRGADIVAYDPVATENMRERFPDVSYASSPATALDGSTAALVVTDWPEITALDDEFDSMATPVVIDGRRAIDRRDGIVYEGLTW, encoded by the coding sequence ATGCATCTCTCCGTCATCGGAAGCGGCTACGTTGGAACCACGATCGCAGCCTGTTTCGCGGATCTCGGCCACCATGTCGTCAACGTCGACATCGACCAGGATATCGTCGGCTCGATCAACGACGGTACCGCCCCCATCCACGAGGACGGTCTCCAGAATCTGATCGAAAAGCACGCGGGCGAGACTGGTACTGGTCGACTCCGCGCGACGACGAACTACGACGCTATCCTCGATACCGAGGTGACCTTCCTCTGTCTCCCGACGCCACAGAACGACGACGGAAGCATCGACCTCTCCATCATGGAAGCCGGTGCGTCGCAACTCGGCGCAACCCTTGCGGGAAAAGACGACTGGCATACGGTCGTCGTGAAAAGCACCGTCATTCCGGGGTCGACGGAAGACGCTATCACGCCGATCCTCGAAGCGGAAAGCGGCAAGAGCGCTGGCGAGGCGTTCGGCGTCGGCATGAACCCGGAGTTCCTCCGGGAAGGGAGCGCCGTCCAGGACTTCCGCAACCCGGACAAAGTCGTCCTTGGCGCGGACGACGACCGCGCGCTTGCCGACATGGCCGATGTCTTCAACCCACTCGTTGCGAACGCCGACGCTCCGGTCATCGAGACGAACACCCGAACCGCGGAGATGATCAAGTACGCCAACAACGGCTTCCTCGCCGCGAAAGTCAGTCTCATCAACGACATCGGGAACATCTGCAAGGAGTTCGACATCGACGCCTACGAGGTCGCCGATGCTATCGGGCTGGACGACCGCATCAGCGAGCAGTTCCTCCGAAGCGGCATCGGCTGGGGCGGGAGTTGCTTCCCGAAGGATACCGCGGCGATCAGAGCGGCGGCACGACAGCAGGACTACGAGCCGCTCATGCTGGACGCCGCAACCGAGGTGAACGACCGCCAGCCCGATCGCCTGCTGTCGCTCATGGACGACCACGTCGACGTACACGATGAACGCGTCGCGGTGCTCGGCCTCGCGTTCAAACCCGGGACCGACGACATCAGGAACTCACGGGCGATTCCCGTCATCAAAGGGCTTCAGAAACGCGGCGCTGATATCGTCGCGTACGACCCTGTCGCGACCGAGAACATGCGTGAGCGGTTCCCCGACGTGAGCTACGCGTCGAGTCCCGCGACCGCTCTAGACGGATCAACCGCAGCACTCGTCGTCACTGACTGGCCGGAAATCACGGCTCTTGACGATGAATTTGATTCGATGGCGACACCTGTTGTCATAGACGGTCGCCGGGCGATCGACCGTCGAGATGGGATCGTCTACGAAGGACTGACGTGGTGA
- the galU gene encoding UTP--glucose-1-phosphate uridylyltransferase GalU yields the protein MEVTKAVIPAAGFGTRFLPVTKAQPKEMMPVLDKPTIQYVVEEAVEAGIEDILIITGRGKQAIERHFDKSYELEEELEAAGKTDRLDRVQRISDLADIHFVRQKERNGLGDAVRYAQKHVGDEPFALLLGDTVIESTTPCTESLIRYAEEYETSVLSLERVPWADVPKYGIADLGDASEEQACFPVEDFIEKPPRDEAPSNLAITGRYVFTSEIFDRLEQTEVGVGGELQLTDAIQKLDHVRGVELTGDRYDIGNIPSWLQANIEMALQHNEGEMNTAVEALIEEYSQ from the coding sequence ATGGAGGTTACAAAAGCAGTTATTCCTGCTGCGGGATTTGGTACGCGATTCCTCCCAGTAACGAAGGCCCAACCGAAGGAGATGATGCCCGTTCTCGACAAACCGACGATCCAGTACGTCGTCGAGGAAGCGGTCGAGGCGGGAATCGAAGACATTCTCATCATAACGGGCCGCGGGAAACAGGCGATCGAACGTCATTTCGACAAGTCGTACGAACTCGAAGAGGAACTCGAGGCGGCTGGCAAGACAGACCGACTCGACCGCGTGCAACGGATCTCTGACCTCGCAGATATCCACTTCGTTCGGCAGAAGGAACGTAACGGGCTCGGTGACGCAGTACGATACGCTCAGAAGCACGTCGGCGACGAACCCTTCGCGCTTCTGCTCGGTGACACGGTTATCGAGAGTACCACCCCGTGTACCGAGTCCCTCATCAGGTACGCCGAAGAGTACGAAACCTCTGTGTTATCCCTCGAACGGGTTCCGTGGGCGGATGTCCCGAAGTACGGGATCGCCGACCTCGGCGACGCGTCGGAGGAGCAGGCCTGCTTCCCAGTGGAGGATTTCATCGAGAAACCCCCACGGGACGAAGCTCCGTCAAATCTCGCGATCACTGGGCGTTATGTATTTACCTCGGAAATCTTCGATCGACTCGAACAAACCGAAGTCGGTGTCGGTGGCGAACTCCAGCTGACGGACGCTATCCAGAAGCTGGATCACGTTCGGGGGGTCGAACTCACGGGTGATCGCTACGATATCGGGAACATCCCCAGCTGGTTGCAGGCCAACATCGAGATGGCGCTCCAGCACAACGAAGGCGAAATGAATACCGCCGTGGAAGCACTGATCGAGGAGTATTCCCAATGA
- a CDS encoding UDP-glucuronic acid decarboxylase family protein, protein MSRVLVTGAAGFLGSYLCDSLLSDGYEVIGMDNRVSGRTENLDNAFGHDRFTFYEHDVTEFIHVNGELDAVLHLASLASPVFYREHPIKTLKVGALGTHKTLGLAKEKDATYLFTSTSEVYGDPEVNPQPEDYRGNVDPYGPRSCYDESKRYGESLVRAYRDQHDLDVRVARIFNTYGPRMRIDDGRVIPNFMRQALTGEDLTVYGDGEQTRSFCYVSDMIDGLLALLESEVQDPVNIGNPDERTINELAEVVLEVTGSESGITYEELPPQDPKVRRPDIKKARAELGWEPGTTLREGLQRSIEYFEEQV, encoded by the coding sequence ATGAGTCGGGTTCTCGTCACCGGTGCCGCAGGCTTCCTCGGTAGTTATCTCTGTGATTCGCTGCTTTCGGACGGCTACGAAGTAATCGGGATGGATAACCGAGTGAGCGGGCGAACCGAGAACCTCGATAACGCCTTCGGTCACGATCGGTTCACGTTCTACGAGCACGACGTGACCGAGTTCATCCACGTGAATGGCGAGTTGGACGCCGTGCTCCATCTCGCGAGTCTCGCGTCTCCCGTGTTCTATCGCGAGCATCCGATAAAGACGCTGAAGGTCGGTGCTCTCGGAACCCACAAGACGCTTGGACTTGCAAAGGAGAAAGACGCCACGTACCTCTTTACGTCGACCAGTGAGGTGTACGGCGATCCCGAGGTCAACCCCCAGCCGGAGGACTACCGCGGGAACGTCGATCCCTACGGTCCGCGGTCGTGTTACGACGAATCGAAGCGCTACGGAGAGTCACTCGTGCGGGCGTACCGCGACCAGCACGACCTGGATGTGCGGGTCGCTCGAATCTTCAACACGTACGGTCCGCGAATGCGTATCGACGACGGACGAGTCATTCCGAACTTCATGCGTCAGGCCCTTACTGGGGAGGACCTGACCGTGTACGGGGACGGCGAGCAGACGCGGAGCTTCTGCTACGTTTCGGACATGATTGACGGACTACTAGCGCTGCTCGAATCCGAGGTTCAGGACCCCGTGAATATTGGCAACCCTGACGAGCGAACGATCAACGAGCTGGCGGAGGTCGTGTTAGAGGTCACCGGGAGCGAGAGCGGAATCACCTATGAGGAATTACCGCCACAGGATCCGAAGGTGCGCCGGCCCGATATAAAGAAGGCGCGGGCAGAACTGGGATGGGAGCCCGGGACCACCTTACGGGAAGGACTACAGAGATCGATCGAGTACTTCGAAGAACAGGTGTGA